From the Porphyrobacter sp. CACIAM 03H1 genome, the window CTGCCCGAAGGCGGCCCCCAGACCAAGGGTCGCCCGATGGTCAACCTCCTTCCGCTGGGCGAGGACGAGCGCGTCACCAACGTGCTGCCCCTGCCCGAGGACGAGGCGAGCTGGGCCGACCTCAATATCGTCTTCGCCACCGAGCAGGGCATGGTCCGCCGCAACTCGATGGACGCCTTCGCCAACATCCCGACCGCGGGCAAGTATGCGATGGGCTTCGTCGAGGGTTCGGGCGACCGGCTGATCGGGGTGCAATTGCTCACCGAAGACCAGCAGATCTTCCTCGCCAGCGACAGCGGCAAGGCGATCCGCTTCTCCGCCACCGACGCGCGCGAGACCAAGAGCCGCACCGGCATCGGGGTACGCGGCATGAGCCTGAAGAAGGGCGGCAAGGTCGTCAGCATGGCGGTGCTTGCCCCGCTCACTGCCGACATGGAAACGCGCGAGGCCTACGTCCGCGCGGCGGCATGGAAGAACAACGGCGCCGTGCCGACCCTGCCCGCCGATCAGGTGGCGGCAATGGCGGAGGCCGAGGAATTCATCCTCACCATCACCGCCAACGGCTACGGCAAGATCTCGTCGGCCTACGAATACCGCACCACATCGCGTGGCGGACAGGGCATCACCAATATCGGTGCGCCCGAGAGCAATCCGGAACGCAACGGCCCGGTGGTTGCCAGCTTCCCCGTCAAGCACGGCTCGCAGCTGATGCTGGTGACCGACCAGGCCAAGCTGATCCGGCTCGGCATCGACTTCCGCCACCTGATCGAGGGCGGATTCGAGAGCCTCAAGGGCTTCAGCATCTCGGGCCGCGGCTCGTCCGGCATCCGCATCTTCGATGTCGCCAAGGGCGAACACATCGTCGGCGCGGCGCTGATCGACGAGACCGAGGAGCCGGAGAACCCGGCCGAGGAAGCGATCGCTGCGGAACTTGCGGGCAAGACCGAGCCGCCCGTCACCTGACGGGCTGCTCACCCCTCAGGCATTGCACGATCCCGGTGGCGATCATGACCTGCCCGGCATAGTAGATCGGCCAGATCAGCAGATCGGGCAGCGGAGCGAGGTTGATCGGCCCCATGCGTGAGAAGATCAGCCAGTCGCTGATCACGAACAGCACCGCCCCGGTGCCGACGCGGTAGCGGGGATAGTGGCTCATCCAGGCCGCGCTCGCCATTGCGCCCAGAAAGGCGCCATAGATGGCGACCTCGGCCGCCCCGCTCAGCAGGAAGCTGACCAGCGGGGTTCCGATCAGCAGCCCAGCCCCGATCATTTTCTGGGTCGGCGAGGGGCGCGGGTGGCGGTTGGTCAGGTAGAGGATCACGGCCACGATATGGGCGGAGGCGAAGAAAGCGCCGCCGATTACAAAATTGAGATCGATCGCCACGTCGCCCGCCGCCGCCAGCACCAATGCCACAACCAGCAAAATGCCGTCGCGCCCCCGCCACTCCGACGGAACGCGCACCCACGAATAGACCGCGAGCAGGCCGACCGAGGCGCCCTTGGCGAGGAGGCCCCAGGTGCCCTCCCCCACCGGGTTGTCGCGCAGGAAGTAATAGGCGACCGCCGCCGCGATGCTCGCCAGCAGCCACGGCCGTTGTTCGATCAGTGCTTGCCTCGCCATTCGGTCCCGTCCCTGTCGCAAACCCCTTAGGGCTTGCCGGGGGGCTAACACGCAATTACCTGCCCCGCCATGACCGGACCTGCGACTTCCCACGATGTGCACATAATCGGCGGCGGCCTCGCCGGAAGCGAGGCGGCCTGGCAGCTCGCGCAGCGCGGGGTGCGGGTGCGACTGTCGGAAATGCGCGGCAGCGGCGACATGACCCCGGCGCACCAGACGGACGGGATTGCCGAACTGGTCTGCTCCAACTCCTTTCGCTCCGACGACGATGCCAAGAACGCCGTCGGCCTGCTTCACCACGAGATGCGGGCGCTCGACAGCCTCGTGATGCGTGCAGGCGAAGTCGCGCGGGTGCCCGCTGGGAGCGCGATGGCGGTCGACCGCGACGTGTTCTCGGCCGAGGTCGAGAAGGCGCTGAGCCAGCACCCCAATGTCACCATCGTCCGCGAACGGGTGGATGCCTTGCCCGAGGCGGGCCTCACAATCGTCGCTACCGGGCCGCTAACCGCCGAGGCGCTGGCGGGGAGTATCGTGCGCGCGACCGGTGCCGAACGGCTCGCATTCTTCGATGCCATCGCCCCCATCGTCCACCGCGATTCCATCGACATGAGCAAGGTCTGGATCCAGTCGCGCTGGAACAAGCGGACCGAGGCCTCGAACGAGGGCGGCGACTACATCAACTGCCCGATGACGAAGGAGCAGTATCTCGCCTTCCACAAGGGGCTGATCGAGGGCGAG encodes:
- a CDS encoding lysoplasmalogenase family protein, whose product is MARQALIEQRPWLLASIAAAVAYYFLRDNPVGEGTWGLLAKGASVGLLAVYSWVRVPSEWRGRDGILLVVALVLAAAGDVAIDLNFVIGGAFFASAHIVAVILYLTNRHPRPSPTQKMIGAGLLIGTPLVSFLLSGAAEVAIYGAFLGAMASAAWMSHYPRYRVGTGAVLFVISDWLIFSRMGPINLAPLPDLLIWPIYYAGQVMIATGIVQCLRGEQPVR